In the Uranotaenia lowii strain MFRU-FL chromosome 1, ASM2978415v1, whole genome shotgun sequence genome, acttcgaatttcaGTTGCGGGTATAGACACGTCTAGGCGTGGGCTCGTTGCAGCGCGTTTGGCCATCATCTCGGAGGTTcacggttcaaatctggtatctTCACCAGAAACTTaatgcacaaaaaaattaaggagTCTAGTAAGCCCCTGTATTCTTTTCatcaaatgatcatttttgcgTGTACTTTGGCTTTAGTACTGCAAAACTAACGACAACTTGTAAACATTAGCGAGAGAAAAGAAAGCGGTTTGTTCGGCGGGAAAGTCGTAGGacgaaaataaacaataacaaaacaacaataaattcGCGTTAGGTGTGAAGTTGTTATGAGCAGAAGAATCTACTTTTTGTGAAGATTCATCCTAAaagtcgtgtcctgtaatacgtcgtgtgttaattgtgtagttaagttcttacgttggcacaaatccgCTTGAAAATGAGTGAAAGATAGGAGATTATTAGTATTCTAAGTGCGCTTCTAGTAATTTGGAGCCTCTTAATTTAGGGCAATATTGCGGATACGCGCTTGTTAAGGAGACACCAAATTAAGCTGTTTAACCTGATGAGTAGAGGTGAGaatttcattgagaaatgttaaTACGAATCGAGACAGCAGGAAGCAAATAGGAGAAGTTACTAAACGTGAgattcaaacattgaattttagtcctttttatcaAAGTTATGTTTCTATTGTAGGTTTTTAAAACTCGCCGAACTTCGAACGAATAAAGGAGTGTTAAAAATtcggaaacaatttttttttgttacccgTGGAACGTAAGtaacaaaacttacattaaCGGTTTGCAGAATGATCAAAGCCGACTACTGGCGTCGCTGTACCCATCAGAATTATGGGCGGTGTACGAAAACATTAGAAATTATGTAGGTACCTAGTACCGCTAATCTAATTGAAGGTTGATAAAGTCGGTGAAACGGGATTGTTGAACGTCGGCTAAGGTTGCAGAAAGTGTTGAGATTCGTCTCATAGAAGTAATCGATGAGATGAATAACAACACACCCATGTTGGTGTTATCATTAACAAACAAATTATTGTAACTATGGTTCCCTATGAATCTCTAGGGAACAGACTAGTATAAATAGAAcgcaaagttaaaaataaagtcaTTCCAGTTTTAACCTTCAAACAGTTAGTTTattctctcctttccactccgaAAGTGCTCCCTGCTGATGGCTCTCTACAAGTCACATTCGTACCAAGAATCGTAATGGCAGATTGCCACTATAGCCTTAGGGATTAAACGAATATCATACTACATAGTGAGCTTCGGACGCAACAGTCCGCAACAAATCCATAaatattttgctgtttttttttattttatactagACAACTTacctttttaaattcaaacaaattgtcGCTACTGAAAATTGGCTCGGGCGCGTTTCCAATCCGAACCCTTCCGACAGGATCGTCGTCCCGGTCGTCGACCAGCTGGCTATCGTTTAGGTTGTTCTGCTCTCGACGATTGGTTTCCTGTTCGTCCGAATCCTGCCCCTGCTCCTCTAATTCCTGCTGATCGCGGTGGTCCGGTTCGATGACCTGTATCCCTAGGTCGTCGTCTGTTTGAAGCTTTTCAACGGAACCAATCGTATCGGTTTCTTCGGTTGCTCTGTCAGCCGGGGTGGGCTGCCcaaagaagttgaaaattggtaCTTGCGAAATAGTTTGCCCCGTGGTGGCTGACGGTGGTTGCTGGTTGGGCTTTACCGAAGATGGAACTCCGCTGTTGAAGAAACTCGATGCGTCGATTGTGGTTCTTGGCGCTGTCGAAGATATGTCGCTCAACTGGAGATTGCAAAAATTGGCGTTGAGATCGTTTCTAATCTCAGACTTTTGTTGAGGAACGGTATCACTGAAGAAGTTTGTTACCGAGGGTAAAGAATTGTAGTTGATGTCCTGCTGAGAGGTCGATGAGTATAAGATCGGTGTTGTTGATTGTTGAAAAACGGAAGATAAATTGGCGTTGATATCTTGCGATGCTGGTGCAGCTGGCTGATGCGTAGAAATTGTGCTTGGATTGTACAATGTCAACGGATTATTGGACGAAGGATGAGGATGCGGTTGCTGCTGTTGAGATATTGGATTGAAGAAAGTTTGTTGTGCCGGAATGAGGTTCGGTTCCGTTAGAGGAGCGGTTTGTGGCAAAGTGTTGAGAGTGGACGAAGGTTGGGTCGTAGCCAAACTTGGCGGAACTGTGTATGCACTTCTTCTAGTTTTCTGTAGGTTATAGGTTTTTGAAATTCCAGAGGGTGGAATATTTAGCGGTGGAGCAACGGTTGTTGGTTGCTGCAATATTTGAGCAGGGTTGAAGAAATTTACAGATGATTGAGGTTTTGTTTGTATGACAGGATTAACGGGATTGAAAAAGTTTACAGGCACTGCGGGTTGCGAAGTTGTTTGTGAAGCTAACGAATCCGTAGGATATTGTTTATTTCCTATAAATTCCTGATCCGAGAAAGACGTAGCTTCCTGTGGAAATTGATCAGGTTTGTCAAAAACAACCGTGCTGGGTAACACTGTCTGTGTTAGCAGGTTTGTTTCTTGTACATTATTTGCAACATAAGGTCTTTCTGGTGGCTGATTTGTTGCAAAGTTGGCAGGGTTGAAGAAATTAACTGATTCCTGTCGTAGCGGCAAAGGTTCACTCAACGGAACTGTAGGTTCGGGGTTAAAAATACTCAAAGGTATTGTTCGTGTCGTTGCTTCACTGAATAGCGCCGGTTCGCTAAGATTTGAATTGGGTCTCGGTGGCGGGGATAGAACGTTTTCGCTCGATTTCGATCGACTTTCTAGGATAGTTTTTGTCTCTTGTTGTGACGACCCAACAGATTGTTCAAAGGAAGCAAACGGATTAACCTTTCGACTAAGTGATTCACTCAGTGATGATGGTGGTCGTGAATTAGTGATTGCAGTGTCAGTTGTTGAAGGCCTATCGCTAGTCGACTGGGGTGTTAGGATGGCCTGGTTCTGAACTGATTGTAATTGAATTGGAGTTGGGTTAAAAACTGAAATCGGTTGGTGCTGTACTGACTCGCCAGGATTGACCGCAGAACCAACCGATGGAAAGGCAGGTGGAACTGCCTTCGGTGGCTCTTGGTTGGGTAGATAGGTTGGTATAGTGCTATTACCCGTTGAGGTCGTTCGATTTTTATACAGCCCCACACCTCGACTTATTCTGTTTGAACTGTATGGATTCTTCGGAGGTTGAGTCTGAGGAAGATGAGCTACGTTCGGTATTTGAGCAGGTGTGAAAAATTGTGGCGGTGGCAAACTACTTTCAGGTTGCAAGGGAGCTTCTCGTACAAATGATTCTTGTGGCGGAGGTAAGGAAGTTTCGGGTTCAAGCAAGCGATTGAAACAATCGGTTGGTGCAGGTATCGTCGCAGATTGTTGGTTGAAATAATCTGTCGGATGAGGAACAACCTCTGGTGGTTTACTTTGCTGCTCAGAGTTGTTCGTAAATACAGGTTTAGGGATTTTCTCTAGCAGGCTCGGTATCTTCTCGAAGAATGAAAAACCTATCTTCGGTGTCGAGTTTTGTTGTGCTGATGCGACATGTAATGGCTCCGATACCGGAGGAAACGCACCTAAGtcttggttgttgttgttgttattgagaGCCGGAGCTACCACTAGAGATGGTGGTCCAGCCGAACTCAAACCAGGAATGTGAGCGTACGCTTTCTTCTTATTTCCTCCGAGTCGGTAACTATTGATTCCTTCTGCAGTTGGTGGTGCAGTTCCCGGGTTTTGCTGGGCTGACCCAACAGTTTGCGGGTTGAAAAACGTGGGCGGCGGAGGAAGTGGCTGCTGAGTTAACTCCTCTGGCTGTACTGCTCCTAAACTATACGGCTGTGGGTAAAAATTCTGCGACTGCGGCTGCGGATATTCGGGAGGAGAAACACTAGTGGATGCTGGTTGTACGCCTCCCGGATTCGAAGATTGTTGAACTCCCGGCGATGTCCCTCGTATCACTCTACTGAAGGTAGAAAACACCGTTGACGCAACGTTCGGTAGTTGTGCAGCAAATTGGGCAGTTATGTTGGATGTTTGCTGAAGATACGAAGAATTTTGTTCACTACTTCGAGATTCTGTATCTTCGAGATCCAACAGAGGGTTATACTCAACTGGAGCAGGTTGACTGGCACTGTTCAGTGATTCGGCATTCGAATGCAGATCGATTTCACTGAAGCTATCGGGATCTTGAAGTTCCGCTGGAACAGAGGCTCCCGTGGGACCAAGCGCGCTAAATATGGCTGGTGTTCTGATATCTGcaaagagaaaatattttgaattaagttTTTTGTGAAGTTAAATGCTTTTAAAACGATGAGGTGGCATTACATCATCAAAATCATTGTCAACATTTTCAACTCTCCAACAGAAAACGTATTGCTGACTTGATATCAAAAACAATTaaagaatatttgaaaaccTCAAGTTTACCAGTCATGTCTATTTTCACGTATGGTTTTTGATATAGCTGGAATAGAACAGTTTTGGCAGATGATGTCCATCTGCCGTTTTAAGAATCAAGTAAGATacacggtttttcgtatagttaaACTTTATTCAATCAGCAGAAgttcagttttgataaaattacgttcaatgggatgtagaacatgttgtttacaaatgctgaGGAGATGAGCTTGGTAGatgcaaaacaagaaaatttatcaTGTAACTAAGTTGTTCTGAACTGCTGGTGTCTTTATGGGTTaagtaggggcggtagattTTCGCTtagaattttcagatttttttttacaaaatttgttttttcttgattgaatgttttactttattgctcgaaaaGCCCTAAACTTTGGAGAAAAAAGCGTAATAAGGCTTCTTTTAATGATGATAATccgatttccgattttttcgaaaatatatacttattccaGAACAAATAAATACTTTCTCTACTTTTTATTACCGGAAtgctaaaacaaataaattgtaatGGATGATGgaaaggaaattgaaaaaaaaaaatgtgttatacATAAAGTTCACATGAAGCCGTCCCCACTAACCCGAGGTAGAATTTGGCgacaaaattttagtgttttgtaaaaaaaatctacatttcCAATCGCCGTTTTGTTTAATTCGTTTTCCgtttaattctgaaatttgtttaaacagTCACGATCGGGATGAGTGACAGTCATTCCTCATCATACGAGTTGTACCTTAACATTGAGTAACCAACAATGAACGGGTTCGTCGCTTGAATTTATGTCTCCTTCCGATCAGTAGAAGTCTCTTGCAATATTAACCAGAAGTAAAAacttaacataaattttgatattttttcaattatcttcACGATTTGGGTTCTAAAAACAAGTCCGTCCATACAAACGGAGCTGAAATTGCAATGGTATCAAACTTAACTAAACCGAATTTTCGCAGAACAGCCAAAGATGTAGGTACACAACGCATACAGATCCCAAGGAACAGACGAAAATTCAATCGAattcaaatcgaaaaatcgCATTAACATATTATCTGCATACCAGTATAATGATATCATTTTTCACGAATCGACTGCTTCCATTGGTTCGATTTTTCGAAAGTAATACTTCCAATTTTATGAGCAGCCTTTTCCGAAAGTGTACAAAGCAAAATTGGGCAAACCCAACATTATGAGTCTTGTCTTGCGTTTTGTCTTCCAGTCACAGCACAGCCCGTGCCCCAGCTTGAATACATGCGATTGCTCTTGGACCTTTCCCAAAGCAAGAAAAGAATACAGGCTTTCGTATACGGTGTCGATTTACAACCTCTGGAACAACAGACCTCGGAAAGCAGATAAGAACAGCAGCGGGCACAGCATCCTCAATTCTCATATACGAAAGGAGCAACGGGGGAGAACGAcaagttattgaaaaataacccgCGTTCCGAAAATTTATTTGTGCACGTGTTCCAAACATCAGCTACCGAATTTAGCATTCCTGTTGCTGCCTTTATTGGCTCATCTCACAtgcagagcaaaacaaaacccgAGAAACGCAAAATATATGCCCCTCTGTAATAATTTGCTCCTCAAGACGAAGCCCCCTTAGGCAGCTCGAGTGTGCCAAAAATTGCACCTCTGCCTCGGCTCCCCAAAGTCCCCCTCCACCCCCCCTGTACGCAGCAAGGAAATATGCTAATGGTCAGCACTGTTTTCGGAGAACGATGCAGCCAACAGAGACGTATCTAGGAATGCAAGAGAGAATGCGAAACGTTGTTTTTCGGTATTTTTACAGTGTTGTCTTTTTcagttttctgtttattttatatgataaataaaactttatatgTTACTTGATATAAATCAACTTCGATGCCATTCTATAATATTCCGTATGTAATAAACGCTTCTCTCTCGCTTTTAAGggggggcggggggggggggggggtggtagggtctaacactttcaaaaaatcgatttttttatttttttattttcttattgtaaaacatttcaagaatgttgtgtcaaattttcaagtcaatcgaagcaaaactatagaaattataggcctttatctcctcctatctaatactgcaagaaagcaagagcagaaacttcaaacgcgtttttctcgaaagcacatttttaaagtccgtggacatcgtcatttgaaaactacttatccgattcttttcaaatttggaacatattttctacatctaaaataccagaccccaacgtttttctttttttttttttttactttggggagattttacaggtgaaaaatggcggattttttcgtgaaaaatcgaagtttttacttcaaacagccacaaaaatttcataaaaaaatttttaagttaaataaaaacgttggggtccagaaaaagaactattaaaaatattttgctcagattttttgacttcagatgattctgtgctgagatacagtttccaccgcaaatcctgttttctaaaaggcatcctcgaaagtgctccgtcaccggctcatttttcaatatttttctacgaaaaaatgactaaatgttcttttaacaatgctttgtataatgcaaaaaatttgaatacatttgtttgaacgatagctctagaaaaatatcgtgaaaatggtgttttttttatacccgttagaccctaccccccggTCTTGATacggtcaatatcaacttgacgtattcctttcaattttgcatttaaaaaacctgaacacccctcattttgaaggtgtgtgtttgtagaatgttgctcctattttgattttggagttcactcttcagttgtcaaaatgctgtccaaggaagaagagcagcgtatcaaaattttgctcgcgcatcgcgaaaatccgagctactcgcacgcaaagctggcaaaatcgctaaaagttgccaaatcaaccgttacaaatgtaattaaagtgtttggggaacgtttgtcgacagccaggaagtctgaatcggggggaaatcgaaaaccggaagccgctgagacgacaaagagagttgccggtagtttcaagcgaaaccctaaacTCTCTCTCCTAAATGCCGCAAAttagctgggtgtatcgtctacaaccgtgcatcgatccaaaaaacgagccgaactatcgacttacaagaaggtagtgactccaaatagcgatgataaacaaaatacgacggccaaagcgcgatcccggaggctttacacgatgatgctgacgaagtttgactgcgtggtaatggacgacgaaacctacgtcaaagccgactacaagcagctcctgggacaagagttttatacggcaaaaggaaggggaaaggtagcagatattttcaagcacatgaaactgtcaaagtctgtcaaccaagaaatttacgtgaagaGTTTTTGAACAAACGTCTGTtactttcctgaagaaacacggttgtttcgtactgttttggccggatttggcatctagtggagtggtacgccgccaacaacgtgcaggtggttcccaaggacaagaaccctcccaacacgccagagctccacccaattgagaaatactgggcttttgtcaagcggaacctaaagaagaaaaaaaaattgctaaggacgagcagcagttcaaggcaaactggctttctgcggcgaagaaggtggacaaggtggctgtacaaaatctgatagcaggggttaagctaagcttgccagattgcccggttttatccgggtttgcccggatatttgatgcaaaatttcgattaagtccggtccggcccggtttcccggatatcgtgaaaaaagtctagatattgcccggattttttaacaattttcacaaagaaatccaaaaaaatcaaagtttttgagtaagtttcagccaAATCGATTaatggtatggaaattttcaacggttgtttcaaataatttcgttgatttacttttataaacctttaaatattcaagcgttccaaaaagttcttggaaatctgcaattacattaataaaatattaatttcaatttttttttgcatttttcctttgcttttatgtacaattacacctaaattttgcccggtttttggatttgaaaaattgaaattcatgccaggttggattttgccaggtttttttgaaaaaatgcccggaattgctaggcccggatgggggtggaaaaaattctggcaaccttaggttaaGCGTGGGCCTTACGCAATGGgggcaatttggatttggaaaagcggaagcccaacttaatatttttcctgaattttatactaatttaacttgaaaaagaaatttaatttgattttttaaataaacgatttcatcgatttacacgcgttttcccatgaccaagttttgaccgtatcaccctttacaaccATAAAATTGTCATGTAAAAAGTAATATCAACACACCATAAAGTTCTTTTTCAGTCAAATACATGCATCATGATTCGCTTAACAAGGAACagtgttatttttttagaatcaGATGAAAATATCAGAAGTTATTCCAATCATCGGTACACTGTTCAAAATGTGTTAAATGGGGGTGACTGTGGGTCAAGCAAAGATTATAATGTACACAACTataaagttttttcaaacacagaacagattaaaaatgttattgttTACTACAGTGGcattacatttttgtttgaaaggTACAATCGTTGTATGATCACATGACCATTGAAGATTTGAGTACAGAGATTTGAGTACTAAGTCCACTACACCACGATAGCCGGCTTGTTATTACGTTTTCAGTATCCACGAGATTTCTGGCATAAATATCAGGCGACGTAAGTGACCAAACTGATATTTCTGACCGATCCAGTGCAGTAGAGCATTAGGTTATCTGCAATTACAGTcttcaagttatgtcgtgagacggaacactatgtaaataacataaaatataTTATCGGCAAGGTAAACATACCAAAGAACTGAAATTATTACCGTACTTCGCATGTGGCGCAACAGGTAGAATAAAAACCAAACTTATCATTTCccgtttatttttcaattttaaactttctttatGATCAAAATTCATTTATAGAATGACATGatcagagaaaaaataatttcattgatCATGAAAGTAAATTGAAAGAACCATCATCTTCGGAGGACCCGAGCCCACGACCAGCTAAAGGCCAAAAagatcattaaaatttcattataacAAAACCCGAGAAACTCCCGAAACAGTTTCAGCTCTTTCGAATGTTGTCAGTAAGGTCTCGTGAGTTCCAGAGATAAACGAGAATGGCAGCAGCAGTCCGTTGTACGTTTATGGCCAACCACCGAGACCAACAGGGACCTATCATGGTGTGCGGAGGATCGCCGAAGTGACGGGAGGAATTCTTAAGCTTCCTTGATTATGTCTCACTTCCTTCGTGATCGGATTTTTTCCCTCCGTTGTTGGTTCGGCACTTTCCATGCTTCTGAATTCTCGAACCCCCAAAAAAGGGTTCTGTT is a window encoding:
- the LOC129737934 gene encoding mucin-2, which gives rise to NSKYFLFADIRTPAIFSALGPTGASVPAELQDPDSFSEIDLHSNAESLNSASQPAPVEYNPLLDLEDTESRSSEQNSSYLQQTSNITAQFAAQLPNVASTVFSTFSRVIRGTSPGVQQSSNPGGVQPASTSVSPPEYPQPQSQNFYPQPYSLGAVQPEELTQQPLPPPPTFFNPQTVGSAQQNPGTAPPTAEGINSYRLGGNKKKAYAHIPGLSSAGPPSLVVAPALNNNNNNQDLGAFPPVSEPLHVASAQQNSTPKIGFSFFEKIPSLLEKIPKPVFTNNSEQQSKPPEVVPHPTDYFNQQSATIPAPTDCFNRLLEPETSLPPPQESFVREAPLQPESSLPPPQFFTPAQIPNVAHLPQTQPPKNPYSSNRISRGVGLYKNRTTSTGNSTIPTYLPNQEPPKAVPPAFPSVGSAVNPGESVQHQPISVFNPTPIQLQSVQNQAILTPQSTSDRPSTTDTAITNSRPPSSLSESLSRKVNPFASFEQSVGSSQQETKTILESRSKSSENVLSPPPRPNSNLSEPALFSEATTRTIPLSIFNPEPTVPLSEPLPLRQESVNFFNPANFATNQPPERPYVANNVQETNLLTQTVLPSTVVFDKPDQFPQEATSFSDQEFIGNKQYPTDSLASQTTSQPAVPVNFFNPVNPVIQTKPQSSVNFFNPAQILQQPTTVAPPLNIPPSGISKTYNLQKTRRSAYTVPPSLATTQPSSTLNTLPQTAPLTEPNLIPAQQTFFNPISQQQQPHPHPSSNNPLTLYNPSTISTHQPAAPASQDINANLSSVFQQSTTPILYSSTSQQDINYNSLPSVTNFFSDTVPQQKSEIRNDLNANFCNLQLSDISSTAPRTTIDASSFFNSGVPSSVKPNQQPPSATTGQTISQVPIFNFFGQPTPADRATEETDTIGSVEKLQTDDDLGIQVIEPDHRDQQELEEQGQDSDEQETNRREQNNLNDSQLVDDRDDDPVGRVRIGNAPEPIFSSDNLFEFKKSLLEDDTYSKDVLIDANSSSMAAMTATAAAATGGTTVVDSSMTSINETTNIAYRPVYQHWFFRREVETKILWTPFTMSDSLALEDALPLLASPDQPDQPRSSVIVHVDGGRHDVNIEERKMYPVYWKGASQDVRRCSWFYKNVDSRYVPYEEDVADLLEREYKEAATSGEWQRRIVIPNGETVVFHGPSVIVHFLQTQNPESWGGSSPVPQTTNRPRVVKRGVDEFNIEDGEPEQIDHLLFMVHGIGEACDLRFRPVEEVVDEFRSISAQLVQSHYRSSFDRGDIGRVEVLPISWHNDLHSEESGIDKKLKAITLKSIPKLRNFTNDTVLDVLFYTSPVFCQSIIDAVGNSLNRLYSLFCQRNPNFRGRVSLAGHSLGSLILFDLLCHQKPEKPMEAENSENPDGDKLSALMNVHHRPLSRKCSQQINYEVGPAGTGQPYITYPQLQFQPAKFFALGSPIGMFVTVRGIDALGLDFKLPTCDSFFNIFHPYDPVAYRIEALVNAELSNLRPVLIPHHKGRKRMHLELKETMMRVGMDLKQRVLDTFRNTMEAVYSITSLNKPDRNAIEQEVDKVIEDQLKFETGSTSSVTSGDLDGCETDLPLGRLNQSRRIDYVLQEAPLEFINEYVFALTSHVCYWESEDTMLFLMKEIYSSMGVQSDSQIPQQSMTIERPVTSPTPSTSSQSQFSLFPQRQPTGCNR